The following are from one region of the Noviherbaspirillum sedimenti genome:
- a CDS encoding PLP-dependent aminotransferase family protein, with translation MTNTAIPRQPHPVSLATDQPLISRDSSLSLVEQIVRALAARIDDRLLRSGARMPSIRQFADQHGVSRFTVIEAYDRLVAGGHLESRRGSGFYVRERAPHLSAAAPDADAVNSQLDVVWLARNMFRQLPPQKMPGSGLLPADWLDAELVGNGLRAVSRQNPTLLLQYGSPQGFLPLRQQLQLKLAELEIQTTPEQIVTTSGVTQALDLVARQFLRPGDTVFVDDPAWFLMFGSFAALGARVIGIPRTADGPDVAKLAELAALHRPKLFVINSVLHNPTSGSLSSAKAFQILKIAEQYDFHIAEDDIYCDLHPGSAIQPATRIAALDQLHRVIYLGGFSKTLAANLRVGFIAASPALAQTLADRKILSSLTSTEIGERVIYKVLSEGHYRKHAERLRGKLDRARERTLRQLERIGLDVAGSPAAGMFVWVDTGRDTNRLTERAMAEGWLLAPGSLFSPHQLASPRMRLNIAAMADPGIWRFLEEALAQS, from the coding sequence ATGACCAATACAGCCATTCCTCGCCAGCCGCACCCCGTTTCGCTGGCGACAGACCAGCCGCTGATTTCGCGCGATTCCAGCCTCTCGCTGGTTGAGCAGATCGTGCGTGCGCTGGCCGCCAGGATCGATGACCGGCTGCTGCGCAGCGGCGCGCGCATGCCGTCGATTCGCCAGTTCGCCGATCAGCACGGAGTATCGCGCTTCACGGTGATCGAGGCATATGACCGGCTGGTAGCCGGCGGCCACCTCGAATCGCGCCGCGGCTCCGGGTTTTACGTGCGCGAGCGCGCGCCACATCTGAGCGCGGCGGCGCCAGACGCCGACGCGGTGAACAGCCAATTGGATGTGGTTTGGCTGGCGCGCAACATGTTCCGGCAACTGCCGCCGCAAAAAATGCCGGGGTCCGGCCTGTTGCCCGCCGATTGGCTGGATGCCGAACTGGTCGGCAACGGCTTGCGCGCCGTCAGCCGGCAAAACCCCACCCTGCTGCTGCAATACGGCAGCCCGCAGGGATTTCTGCCGCTGCGCCAGCAACTGCAGCTGAAACTGGCCGAACTGGAAATCCAGACAACACCGGAGCAGATCGTCACCACTTCGGGCGTCACGCAAGCGCTCGACCTGGTCGCGCGCCAATTCCTGCGTCCCGGCGACACCGTATTCGTCGACGATCCCGCATGGTTTCTGATGTTCGGCTCGTTCGCCGCCCTCGGCGCCAGGGTAATCGGCATCCCGCGCACGGCAGATGGCCCGGACGTGGCCAAACTGGCGGAGCTGGCGGCATTGCACCGGCCGAAGCTGTTTGTGATCAATTCAGTTCTGCACAATCCGACTTCGGGATCGCTCTCCTCGGCCAAGGCATTCCAGATCCTGAAAATCGCCGAACAGTACGATTTTCATATTGCGGAAGACGACATTTACTGCGACCTGCATCCCGGCAGCGCCATCCAGCCCGCCACCCGCATCGCCGCGCTCGACCAGTTGCATCGCGTGATTTACCTGGGCGGCTTTTCCAAGACGCTGGCCGCGAACCTGCGGGTGGGTTTCATCGCCGCCTCCCCGGCGCTGGCCCAGACGCTGGCCGATCGCAAGATACTGTCATCGCTGACCAGCACTGAAATCGGCGAACGGGTGATCTACAAGGTTTTGTCGGAGGGCCACTATCGCAAGCACGCCGAGCGCCTGCGCGGCAAGCTCGACCGCGCGCGCGAACGCACCCTGCGGCAACTGGAACGCATCGGCCTGGATGTCGCCGGAAGCCCGGCCGCCGGCATGTTCGTGTGGGTCGACACCGGGCGCGACACCAACCGCCTGACCGAGCGCGCCATGGCCGAAGGCTGGCTGTTGGCACCGGGCAGCCTGTTTTCTCCGCACCAACTGGCTTCACCCCGGATGCGCCTGAATATCGCCGCCATGGCCGACCCCGGCATCTGGCGCTTCCTGGAAGAGGCGCTTGCGCAGTCTTGA
- a CDS encoding LysE family translocator, whose translation MEALLSMVLFAFVSSITPGPNNIMLTSSGILFGFGRTVPHMFGVTAGFGAMLLLCGTGVGGLVLAMPAIYLALKAAGSAYLLHLAWQLRRMRFCDSVHAPPRPLSFGGAAGFQFVNPKAWVMAVGGVAAFLPQTAPGGIGMLCLVFCVVNFCCISVWAGAGAALRRQLARPAWQKTCGAVMALLTVYAAFSLWM comes from the coding sequence ATGGAAGCCCTTCTATCTATGGTCCTGTTTGCCTTCGTTTCATCGATCACGCCGGGACCGAACAACATCATGCTGACGTCGTCCGGCATCCTGTTCGGCTTTGGCCGCACGGTGCCGCACATGTTTGGCGTGACCGCCGGATTCGGTGCGATGCTGCTGTTGTGCGGTACCGGCGTTGGCGGCCTGGTGCTGGCAATGCCGGCCATATACCTGGCATTGAAAGCGGCCGGCTCGGCTTACCTGCTGCATCTTGCCTGGCAATTGCGGCGCATGCGGTTTTGCGACTCGGTGCACGCGCCGCCACGTCCGCTGTCTTTTGGCGGCGCCGCCGGTTTCCAGTTCGTCAATCCCAAGGCCTGGGTGATGGCGGTGGGCGGCGTGGCGGCCTTCCTGCCGCAGACGGCCCCGGGCGGCATCGGCATGCTGTGCCTGGTCTTTTGCGTGGTGAATTTTTGCTGCATCAGCGTCTGGGCTGGCGCTGGCGCCGCCCTGCGCCGTCAGCTGGCGCGTCCGGCATGGCAAAAAACCTGTGGCGCAGTGATGGCGCTGCTGACGGTATATGCTGCATTTTCACTGTGGATGTAA
- a CDS encoding RidA family protein — MSYYEKLNALSIELPAVSAPAAAYVMYAQTGDTLFLSGHIAKKDGKPWVGQLGKNMTTEEGKQAARAVAIDLMATLQAACGGDLNRVKHIVKVMSLVNSTGEYTEQHLVTNGASELFGEVFGEAGKHARSAFGVAQIPMGACVEIELIAEVA, encoded by the coding sequence TTGTCTTATTACGAAAAACTCAACGCCCTCAGCATCGAATTGCCGGCAGTCTCGGCGCCGGCTGCCGCCTACGTGATGTATGCGCAGACGGGCGATACGCTGTTTTTATCCGGCCATATCGCCAAAAAAGACGGCAAACCCTGGGTGGGCCAATTGGGCAAGAACATGACAACCGAAGAAGGCAAGCAAGCTGCGCGCGCCGTCGCCATCGACCTGATGGCGACCCTGCAGGCAGCCTGCGGCGGCGACCTGAACCGCGTCAAGCACATCGTCAAGGTCATGAGCCTGGTGAATTCCACCGGCGAATACACCGAGCAGCACCTGGTGACCAATGGCGCCTCCGAACTGTTCGGCGAAGTCTTCGGCGAAGCCGGCAAGCATGCCCGCTCCGCCTTCGGCGTGGCGCAAATTCCCATGGGTGCCTGCGTCGAAATCGAGTTGATCGCCGAAGTCGCCTGA
- a CDS encoding ABC transporter ATP-binding protein, with protein sequence MPLLEIRNVSRRFGNLRVIDHVSFGIDAGEFFSLVGPSGCGKTTLLRMIAGFDAPDDGDILLDGASILATAPEQRPIHTVFQSYALFPHLTVEKNVAFPLQMKGKSARATRARVTEVLRHVALSDKARHFPHELSGGQRQRVALARAIADLPRVLLLDEPLAALDAKLRELMQVELIRLQRDLGITFVFVTHAQDEALAMSHRIGVMDHGRIEQLDDPARIYGFPRNKFVADFIGHCTIVEATVQAIDGPRLSLSTPLLGMVTAPATTGARFGQQGWLALRPEQLRIGRPGAFADLPNRVSGKVCDFLYVGDVTTYIVELQGGVRIEALLANSLPGRVHFFEEGEPVELAWPADVGRFLRD encoded by the coding sequence ATGCCCTTGCTTGAAATCCGCAATGTCTCCCGTCGCTTTGGCAATCTGCGGGTCATCGACCATGTGAGCTTCGGCATTGACGCAGGGGAATTCTTTTCGCTGGTAGGCCCGTCCGGCTGCGGCAAAACCACGTTGTTGCGCATGATCGCCGGCTTCGACGCGCCGGACGATGGCGACATACTGCTCGACGGCGCAAGCATTCTCGCTACAGCGCCGGAACAGCGGCCCATACACACCGTATTCCAGAGTTATGCCCTGTTTCCCCACCTGACGGTGGAAAAGAATGTCGCGTTTCCTTTGCAAATGAAGGGGAAATCGGCGCGTGCGACGCGTGCGCGCGTGACAGAAGTCTTGCGGCACGTGGCGTTGTCGGACAAAGCCCGGCACTTCCCGCATGAGCTGTCGGGCGGCCAGCGGCAACGCGTGGCGCTGGCGCGTGCCATCGCCGATCTGCCGCGCGTTCTTTTGCTGGATGAGCCACTGGCGGCGCTGGATGCCAAGCTGCGCGAGTTGATGCAAGTCGAACTCATCCGCCTGCAACGCGATCTCGGTATCACATTCGTCTTTGTCACCCATGCGCAAGACGAGGCGCTGGCCATGTCGCACCGCATCGGCGTGATGGACCATGGCCGGATCGAACAGCTGGACGATCCGGCACGTATCTACGGTTTCCCCAGGAACAAGTTCGTGGCCGATTTCATCGGCCATTGCACCATCGTCGAGGCGACGGTCCAGGCGATCGATGGTCCCCGGTTGTCGCTCTCCACACCGCTGCTCGGCATGGTGACAGCGCCCGCAACAACAGGAGCGCGCTTTGGCCAGCAGGGCTGGCTTGCGCTGCGGCCCGAACAATTGCGCATCGGCCGCCCGGGCGCCTTTGCCGATTTGCCGAACCGCGTTTCTGGCAAGGTCTGTGATTTTTTGTATGTCGGCGACGTAACGACGTATATCGTCGAGCTGCAAGGCGGCGTGCGCATCGAGGCGCTGCTGGCCAATTCATTGCCCGGGCGGGTGCATTTCTTCGAGGAAGGCGAGCCGGTCGAGCTGGCCTGGCCGGCTGACGTGGGGAGGTTTTTGCGTGACTGA
- a CDS encoding PLP-dependent aminotransferase family protein produces the protein MNIDKHAPIEWRFSRRAQKLESSAIREILKVTMRPEIISFAGGLPSPETFPVDHLRAAYDKVLTTQGKVALQYGPSDGYAPLREWVAASLSKEGARIVPEQVLMVSGSQQALDLLGKVLIDEGSKVLVETPSYLGALQAFSVYGPQFESLPTDDGGLLPESIAEIGQGARLLYALPNFQNPTGRTLSVERRHALVEACARLRVPLIEDDPYGALCYRGEPLPKLLGMNPEGVIHMGSFSKVLTPGIRLGYLVGPQPLIRKLEQAKQAADLHTAQITQMVVYEAVKDGFLDGHIPTIRKLYADQCQVMLSALEEFFPAGTRWTRPEGGMFIWVRLPEHIDSMKLLDEAVAELVAFVPGAPFYANDPQHNTLRLSFVTVPPEKIREGVAKLAKLIAAKL, from the coding sequence ATGAATATCGATAAGCACGCGCCCATCGAATGGCGTTTTTCCCGCCGCGCGCAAAAACTGGAAAGTTCCGCCATCCGTGAAATCCTGAAAGTCACGATGCGTCCGGAAATCATTTCCTTCGCTGGCGGTCTGCCTTCCCCTGAAACCTTCCCGGTCGATCACTTGCGCGCCGCCTATGACAAGGTGCTGACGACGCAGGGCAAGGTGGCCTTGCAGTATGGCCCCTCCGACGGTTACGCGCCGCTGCGCGAATGGGTCGCCGCTTCGCTGTCGAAGGAAGGCGCACGCATCGTGCCGGAACAGGTGCTGATGGTGTCCGGCTCGCAGCAGGCCCTGGATTTGCTGGGCAAGGTGCTGATCGACGAGGGCAGCAAGGTACTGGTGGAAACCCCCAGCTACCTTGGCGCCCTGCAGGCATTCTCGGTGTATGGTCCGCAATTCGAATCGCTGCCGACCGACGACGGCGGCCTGCTGCCGGAGTCGATCGCCGAGATCGGCCAGGGCGCGCGCCTGCTGTATGCGCTGCCGAATTTCCAGAATCCGACCGGCCGCACGCTGTCGGTGGAGCGTCGCCACGCCCTGGTGGAAGCCTGCGCGCGCCTGCGCGTGCCGCTGATCGAGGACGATCCCTACGGCGCGCTGTGCTACCGTGGCGAGCCCTTGCCCAAGCTGCTGGGCATGAACCCGGAAGGCGTCATCCACATGGGTTCCTTCTCCAAGGTGCTGACCCCGGGCATCCGCCTGGGCTACCTGGTCGGGCCGCAGCCGCTGATCCGCAAGCTCGAGCAAGCCAAGCAGGCGGCCGACCTGCACACCGCACAGATCACGCAGATGGTGGTGTACGAGGCGGTCAAGGACGGTTTCCTGGATGGGCACATCCCGACGATCCGCAAGCTGTATGCGGACCAGTGCCAGGTAATGCTGTCGGCGCTGGAGGAATTCTTCCCGGCCGGTACCCGCTGGACCCGTCCGGAAGGCGGCATGTTCATCTGGGTTCGCCTGCCCGAGCATATCGACAGCATGAAGCTGCTCGATGAGGCAGTCGCCGAACTGGTGGCCTTTGTGCCAGGTGCGCCGTTCTATGCCAACGACCCGCAGCACAATACCTTGCGCCTGAGCTTCGTGACGGTGCCGCCGGAGAAAATCCGCGAAGGTGTGGCCAAGCTGGCCAAGCTGATCGCAGCGAAGCTGTAA
- a CDS encoding ABC transporter permease, producing the protein MTEPHPLRENQRRLPRVERIAKWVTAAPPYAFLIVFLVLPSIIMVVASFRFPGEFGGLAPLRKVAGVAGDAGLTLESYRFFFSDVIFAEILVKSLLVSLATTLICLALAYPLALWIARRPLRQRDVMVILVILPFSSNFLIRIYAWIIILGPFDLLYTPFAVIAGMVYVHLPFMILPLYTNLEKHDPLLLDAARDLGAHPWQRFWKVTFPMSLPGIFSGSALVFIPVLGIFAIPELLGGTGDILIGNLIKEQFLESRDWPFGAALSLILTLVFLAVATLSARFVRRGGER; encoded by the coding sequence GTGACTGAGCCGCATCCCCTTCGCGAAAACCAGCGGCGGCTGCCCCGCGTCGAGCGCATCGCCAAATGGGTGACGGCAGCGCCACCCTATGCGTTTCTGATCGTTTTTCTCGTCTTGCCGTCCATTATTATGGTGGTGGCGTCATTCCGCTTCCCCGGCGAATTCGGCGGCCTCGCCCCGCTGCGGAAAGTCGCAGGCGTGGCAGGCGACGCGGGCTTGACCCTGGAAAGCTACCGCTTCTTTTTCAGCGACGTGATCTTCGCCGAAATCCTCGTCAAATCGCTGCTGGTGTCATTGGCGACGACGCTGATTTGCCTGGCGCTGGCGTATCCGCTGGCGTTATGGATAGCGCGCCGGCCGCTGCGGCAGCGCGACGTCATGGTGATTCTGGTGATCCTTCCTTTCTCCAGCAATTTTTTGATCCGCATCTACGCCTGGATCATTATCCTGGGGCCGTTCGACTTGCTCTATACGCCCTTTGCAGTTATTGCCGGCATGGTCTACGTCCACCTGCCATTCATGATACTGCCGCTTTATACCAACCTGGAGAAACATGATCCCTTGCTGCTCGACGCGGCACGCGATCTGGGCGCGCATCCCTGGCAGAGATTCTGGAAGGTGACTTTTCCCATGTCGCTGCCCGGAATTTTCTCCGGCAGCGCCCTGGTATTCATTCCGGTGCTCGGCATATTTGCCATTCCAGAACTCCTGGGAGGCACCGGCGACATCCTGATCGGCAATCTGATCAAGGAGCAGTTTCTTGAGAGTCGCGATTGGCCTTTTGGCGCGGCCCTGTCGCTCATCCTGACACTGGTTTTTCTTGCCGTGGCCACGCTCTCTGCGCGCTTCGTGCGCCGCGGCGGGGAGCGTTGA
- the htpG gene encoding molecular chaperone HtpG has translation MAVAEKQTLGFQAEIKQLLQLMIHSMYSNKEIFLRELISNASDAADKLRFEAIHNAALHENDAELKIRVTFDQAARTITISDNGIGMSRDEAIEHLGTIARSGTKEFFSKLSGDQQKDAALIGQFGVGFYSAFIIADKITVESRRAGLPAAEGVRWESAGEGDFSVEAIDKAARGTDITLHLREGEDEFLSSWKLKSIIRRYSDHISLPIQMQKEEWDEEKKATVLKDELETVNQASALWARSKSDITPEQYEEFYKHVSHDFQAPLAHTHNRVEGRSEYTQLLYIPAHAPFDLWDRNKRGGIKLYVKRVFIMDDAEQLMPVYLRFVKGVIDSADLPLNVSREILQESRDVKVIREGSTKRILSMLEDMATADEQEQRDKYASFWTEFGQVLKEGIGEDAGNKERIAKLLRFASTHNESDVQTVSFDDYIGRMKEGQDKIYYATAESHAAAKNSPHLEIFRKKGVEVLLLTDRVDEWMLSFLQDFDGKELVSVAKGDLDLGKLEDEAEKKQHEETEASYKDLVDKMKTALADKAKEVRVTFRLTDSPACLVADENELSGNLVRMLKAAGQNAPESKPILEINPDHPLVQRLKYEDARFGDWSHILFDQAALAEGGALADPAGFVKRLNEMLLAMASK, from the coding sequence ATGGCCGTAGCCGAAAAACAAACCCTGGGTTTTCAAGCCGAAATCAAGCAGCTGCTGCAGCTGATGATCCATTCCATGTATTCGAACAAGGAAATTTTCCTGCGGGAACTAATTTCCAATGCCTCGGATGCCGCCGACAAGCTGCGCTTCGAAGCCATCCACAACGCCGCGCTACATGAAAACGACGCCGAGCTGAAAATCCGCGTCACCTTCGACCAGGCCGCGCGCACCATCACGATTTCGGATAACGGCATCGGCATGAGTCGCGACGAGGCCATCGAGCACCTGGGCACCATCGCCAGGTCCGGCACCAAGGAATTTTTCTCGAAATTGTCCGGCGACCAGCAAAAGGATGCGGCGCTGATCGGCCAGTTCGGCGTCGGCTTCTACTCCGCCTTCATCATCGCCGACAAGATCACGGTCGAATCCCGTCGCGCCGGCCTGCCCGCAGCCGAAGGCGTGCGCTGGGAATCGGCCGGCGAAGGCGACTTCAGCGTCGAGGCGATCGACAAGGCCGCCCGCGGCACCGACATCACCCTGCACCTGCGTGAAGGCGAGGATGAATTCCTCTCTTCCTGGAAGCTGAAATCCATCATCCGCCGCTATTCCGACCATATCTCGCTGCCGATCCAGATGCAGAAAGAAGAATGGGACGAGGAAAAAAAGGCGACGGTACTGAAGGACGAGCTGGAAACGGTCAACCAGGCCAGCGCTCTGTGGGCGCGCAGCAAGTCCGACATCACGCCGGAACAGTACGAGGAATTCTACAAGCACGTCTCGCACGACTTCCAGGCGCCGCTGGCCCATACCCACAACCGCGTCGAAGGCCGCAGCGAATATACGCAGCTGCTGTACATCCCGGCCCATGCGCCCTTCGACCTGTGGGACCGCAACAAGCGCGGCGGCATCAAGCTGTACGTCAAGCGCGTGTTCATCATGGACGATGCCGAGCAATTGATGCCGGTGTACCTGCGCTTCGTCAAGGGCGTGATCGATTCCGCTGACCTGCCGCTGAACGTCTCGCGCGAAATCCTGCAGGAGTCGCGCGACGTCAAGGTGATCCGTGAAGGCTCGACCAAGCGCATCCTGTCGATGCTGGAAGATATGGCCACTGCCGACGAGCAGGAACAACGCGACAAGTACGCCAGCTTCTGGACCGAGTTCGGCCAGGTGCTCAAAGAAGGCATCGGCGAGGACGCCGGCAACAAGGAACGCATCGCCAAGCTGCTGCGCTTCGCCTCCACCCACAATGAAAGCGATGTCCAGACCGTCTCCTTTGACGACTACATCGGCCGCATGAAGGAAGGCCAGGACAAGATTTACTATGCCACCGCCGAATCCCATGCGGCGGCAAAGAACAGCCCGCACCTGGAAATCTTCCGCAAGAAAGGCGTCGAAGTTCTGCTGCTGACCGACCGCGTCGACGAATGGATGCTGTCATTCCTGCAGGATTTCGACGGCAAGGAACTGGTGTCGGTGGCCAAGGGCGACCTCGATCTGGGCAAGCTGGAAGACGAAGCCGAGAAAAAGCAGCATGAGGAAACCGAGGCATCCTACAAAGACCTGGTCGACAAGATGAAAACGGCGCTGGCCGACAAGGCCAAGGAGGTGCGCGTGACCTTCCGCCTGACTGACTCGCCGGCTTGCCTGGTGGCCGACGAAAACGAATTGTCGGGCAATCTGGTGCGCATGCTGAAAGCCGCCGGCCAGAATGCGCCGGAATCCAAGCCCATCCTGGAAATCAACCCGGATCATCCGCTGGTGCAGCGCCTGAAATACGAGGATGCGCGCTTCGGCGACTGGTCGCATATTCTGTTCGACCAGGCCGCGCTGGCCGAAGGCGGCGCCCTGGCCGACCCGGCCGGGTTTGTGAAGCGTCTGAATGAAATGCTGCTGGCGATGGCAAGCAAATAA